One segment of Candidatus Micropelagos thuwalensis DNA contains the following:
- the rsmI gene encoding 16S rRNA (cytidine(1402)-2'-O)-methyltransferase, translating into MTDHTVSKPMTHAKGGLKSGLYVVATPIGNAMDITLRALDVLMQADKVYCEDTRITKKLFSLHGIQRKPDSYHEHSSDHVRAEILYHLENGLTVALVSDAGTPLISDPGYRLVKEVRDAGQEVFSVPGASSPIAALSIAGFPSDRFLFAGFLPTKSAARQTALGELVDIPVTLVLFESPKRLTGLLKDIDAVMPNREAAICREMTKAYEEVLVGAPAELIETLDANASARGEVVVLIHPPAARERMSEADVRESLRVALQSQPLKTAAARVAALSGWSKRDVYQLALTFSENVDE; encoded by the coding sequence ATGACTGACCATACTGTCTCAAAGCCAATGACGCATGCCAAGGGCGGCCTAAAGAGTGGGCTTTATGTTGTTGCTACGCCTATAGGCAATGCCATGGACATTACTCTGCGTGCGCTGGACGTTCTGATGCAGGCAGATAAAGTCTATTGCGAAGATACGCGCATCACTAAAAAATTATTTTCCTTGCACGGTATTCAACGCAAGCCAGATAGCTATCACGAGCATTCATCAGATCATGTCCGGGCAGAGATTTTGTATCACCTTGAAAATGGCCTCACTGTTGCGTTGGTCAGTGATGCCGGAACACCGCTGATTTCAGATCCGGGTTATCGTTTAGTGAAAGAGGTGCGTGATGCGGGGCAAGAGGTTTTTTCAGTGCCTGGTGCTTCCAGTCCGATTGCGGCTTTGAGTATTGCAGGTTTCCCGAGTGACCGGTTTTTATTTGCTGGATTCCTGCCAACTAAATCTGCGGCACGGCAAACTGCTCTGGGAGAATTAGTCGACATTCCGGTCACACTTGTTTTGTTCGAAAGCCCGAAAAGGCTGACGGGACTATTGAAAGATATTGATGCTGTAATGCCTAATCGCGAAGCCGCGATCTGCCGCGAAATGACCAAAGCGTATGAGGAGGTTCTTGTCGGGGCGCCAGCAGAATTGATCGAAACCCTTGATGCCAATGCCTCTGCGCGTGGGGAAGTTGTGGTTCTTATTCATCCGCCCGCTGCGCGCGAAAGAATGTCCGAGGCAGATGTGCGGGAGAGTCTCAGGGTCGCCTTGCAAAGCCAACCCTTAAAAACGGCCGCCGCGCGGGTTGCTGCGCTTTCCGGGTGGTCAAAGCGAGATGTCTATCAATTAGCGTTGACGTTTTCAGAAAATGTAGATGAATGA
- a CDS encoding YraN family protein, translated as MIFTEKKKLQNKKIQAYRRGIRAEIVAGLYLSVTGWRVLVWRWKCPLGEIDLVAKRGKIISFIEVKARRNEQAAIDSITAHQWRRISNAADLFMARHGQYADCSWRFDAIIIVPRKWPRRFKNMWLD; from the coding sequence ATGATTTTTACAGAAAAGAAAAAGCTACAAAACAAAAAAATTCAGGCATACAGACGGGGTATACGTGCTGAGATTGTTGCCGGGCTTTATTTGTCGGTAACGGGTTGGCGCGTTTTGGTGTGGCGTTGGAAATGTCCGTTGGGGGAAATTGATTTGGTTGCCAAAAGAGGAAAAATCATTTCCTTTATCGAAGTGAAGGCGCGCCGGAACGAGCAGGCGGCGATTGACTCGATAACAGCGCATCAATGGCGACGGATTTCAAATGCTGCAGATTTATTTATGGCACGGCATGGGCAATACGCTGATTGCTCATGGCGTTTTGATGCGATTATTATTGTTCCGAGGAAATGGCCAAGGCGATTTAAAAATATGTGGCTCGACTAG
- a CDS encoding BON domain-containing protein, with the protein METLKHRINRHALVVWSALLPALVSLGCTVPSTIVGGMSAVGSAALSAPGFERRVDDAGLMVALNRALLQEDDTLLLKIKIDALAGRLMLTGTVQDEAAQKTLQKIVGETDGIRQVFDYVQVSEARSFSKVARDGLISARLRTAMMTDQAISAVNFIIRTHRGVVYILGIAPTEEEAIRVVNHARTISGVVEVKLEFETVDEMMLAFAAAEELSNAEASHER; encoded by the coding sequence ATGGAAACATTGAAGCATCGAATTAATCGGCATGCTTTAGTTGTTTGGTCGGCCTTATTGCCAGCTTTGGTGTCCCTTGGCTGCACAGTGCCAAGTACGATAGTTGGTGGCATGTCAGCTGTCGGGTCGGCGGCGTTGAGTGCGCCTGGTTTTGAAAGGCGGGTGGATGATGCCGGCCTCATGGTTGCGCTGAACCGCGCGCTTCTTCAAGAAGACGATACACTTCTGCTTAAAATCAAAATTGATGCTTTGGCAGGGCGGTTGATGCTGACGGGTACGGTGCAAGACGAAGCGGCTCAAAAAACCTTGCAGAAGATTGTTGGTGAAACAGATGGCATTCGGCAGGTTTTTGATTATGTACAGGTCAGTGAGGCGCGCAGTTTTTCAAAAGTGGCACGCGATGGTCTTATCAGTGCCCGCCTGCGAACTGCTATGATGACTGACCAAGCCATCTCAGCGGTGAATTTCATCATCAGAACCCACAGAGGTGTGGTATATATTCTGGGTATTGCGCCAACGGAAGAAGAGGCGATACGTGTCGTTAATCATGCCCGAACAATATCTGGTGTGGTTGAGGTTAAGCTTGAGTTTGAAACAGTGGATGAAATGATGCTGGCATTTGCCGCCGCAGAAGAGCTCAGTAATGCAGAGGCATCACACGAGAGATAA
- the gshB gene encoding glutathione synthase, with protein sequence MVLKVAIQMDPIESIDVGGDSTFALGLEAQKRGFELYYYLPENMSLRDGAVTARIRSLALKDKGEDYFSAGPEEVRHLTDMDVVLMRQDPPFDMAYISATHMLEQICDHTLVVNNPVAVRNGPEKILPVLFPSLQPPTLLTRDSNALEDFREEFGDIILKPVYGNGGAGVFRVTEQDENFSALVEMFMVSNREPIVAQQYLPDVRQGDKRVILVEGEAVASVNRIPQPGEARANVHVGGRPEASELSDRDFEIAKTIGSYLKDNGIVFAGIDVIGDYLTEINVTSPTCIREIAEFGGPDVAKLIWDAIEVRLKR encoded by the coding sequence ATGGTTTTAAAAGTCGCAATTCAAATGGATCCCATCGAGTCGATTGATGTAGGCGGCGACAGTACTTTTGCCCTTGGCTTAGAGGCGCAAAAGCGGGGTTTTGAACTTTATTATTACTTGCCTGAAAATATGAGTCTGCGGGATGGTGCGGTTACAGCGCGCATTCGTTCCTTGGCTCTCAAGGACAAAGGCGAAGATTATTTCTCTGCAGGGCCGGAAGAGGTGCGCCATCTGACGGATATGGATGTTGTGTTGATGCGGCAGGATCCGCCTTTTGACATGGCTTATATTTCCGCCACACATATGCTAGAGCAAATTTGTGACCATACGCTGGTGGTCAACAATCCTGTTGCTGTGCGGAACGGGCCGGAGAAAATCCTGCCAGTTCTGTTTCCCTCGCTTCAGCCGCCGACTTTATTGACGCGAGATTCGAATGCGCTGGAAGACTTTAGAGAAGAGTTTGGCGATATCATTCTCAAGCCCGTTTACGGCAATGGTGGCGCCGGGGTTTTCAGGGTTACAGAGCAAGATGAAAATTTTTCTGCCTTGGTAGAAATGTTCATGGTCTCCAACCGCGAGCCGATAGTTGCCCAGCAATATTTGCCCGATGTGCGGCAAGGCGATAAGCGTGTCATTCTTGTTGAGGGTGAGGCGGTGGCGTCGGTGAACCGCATTCCACAGCCAGGTGAGGCGCGGGCAAATGTTCATGTCGGCGGTCGCCCGGAGGCCTCTGAATTATCTGATAGGGATTTTGAAATTGCTAAAACTATCGGGAGTTATTTGAAGGATAATGGGATTGTTTTTGCTGGCATTGATGTGATTGGTGATTATCTCACAGAGATCAATGTAACGTCTCCGACCTGCATTCGCGAAATCGCAGAATTTGGAGGGCCTGACGTTGCCAAGCTCATTTGGGATGCGATAGAGGTTCGGTTGAAGCGTTAA
- a CDS encoding YifB family Mg chelatase-like AAA ATPase — MVARINTLAFQGMNAVKVDVQVHLSPGKMVFNTVGLPDKAIGESRERVRSALSAIGLGLPPERITVNLAPADLPKEGSHYDLPIALGLMVAMGALPAEAVDGFVAIGELSLDGRIGGVPGALPAAMAAMSWGLCLICPADCGPEAAWSGLGAPDNQGIIAAEHILQLISHLRETQTLPPPEPRIETAHEDMPDMSDVRGQPEARLALEVAAAGGHNLLLTGPPGAGKSMLAARLPGILPPLQSRQRLEVTMIKSLSCGGSGVNMASHRPFRAPHHSASMAALIGGGRQAKPGEISLSHNGVLFLDELPEFSRQTLDVLRQPIETGEVEIARAEAHITHPAKFQLVAAMNPCRCGHANDPELACRRIPQCINEYLVRLSGPLLDRFDIRIEVPPVSSRDMLSPDSGESSADIARRVEHAQNIQFNRNQGCLNANLDGELLRDLARPDEEGQALIDKITNEAISSKLTARGYIRIIRVARTIADLDGCEHLAARHVASAMV, encoded by the coding sequence ATGGTCGCACGTATCAATACACTAGCCTTTCAAGGCATGAATGCTGTTAAGGTGGATGTGCAAGTACACCTCTCCCCTGGCAAGATGGTTTTTAACACTGTGGGATTGCCTGATAAAGCAATCGGTGAAAGCCGTGAGCGGGTAAGAAGTGCGCTTTCTGCAATAGGATTGGGCTTGCCGCCGGAACGCATTACCGTCAATCTTGCGCCGGCTGATTTGCCAAAAGAAGGCAGTCATTATGATTTACCCATTGCGTTGGGGTTAATGGTCGCGATGGGTGCGTTACCTGCAGAAGCTGTAGATGGGTTTGTTGCTATAGGCGAACTGTCCTTGGATGGGCGCATTGGCGGGGTCCCGGGCGCACTTCCCGCTGCAATGGCTGCGATGTCGTGGGGGCTGTGTCTCATCTGTCCCGCCGATTGTGGCCCGGAGGCTGCATGGTCGGGGTTGGGCGCGCCAGACAATCAGGGCATTATCGCAGCAGAGCATATTCTTCAACTGATTAGTCACCTGCGCGAGACACAAACTCTACCTCCGCCTGAGCCTCGTATTGAAACGGCACACGAAGACATGCCTGATATGTCGGATGTGCGGGGTCAACCGGAAGCAAGGCTTGCGCTAGAGGTCGCGGCGGCAGGCGGGCATAATCTTTTGCTTACTGGCCCTCCTGGTGCTGGAAAGTCCATGTTGGCCGCAAGGTTGCCGGGCATTTTACCACCGCTTCAGTCAAGGCAACGCCTTGAAGTAACGATGATTAAGAGTCTCTCCTGTGGCGGGAGTGGGGTGAATATGGCAAGTCATAGGCCTTTTCGCGCACCTCATCATTCGGCAAGCATGGCGGCTTTAATTGGGGGTGGGCGTCAGGCCAAGCCGGGTGAGATTTCCCTTTCGCATAATGGTGTTTTGTTTCTGGATGAATTGCCTGAGTTTTCTCGCCAGACGCTTGATGTCTTGCGCCAGCCCATTGAAACCGGAGAAGTTGAGATTGCTCGCGCGGAAGCGCATATCACCCACCCTGCGAAATTTCAGCTTGTTGCAGCCATGAATCCCTGTCGCTGTGGTCACGCCAATGATCCAGAGCTTGCCTGTCGTCGAATTCCGCAATGTATAAACGAATACCTGGTCCGCCTGTCTGGGCCTTTGTTAGATAGGTTTGATATTCGCATTGAAGTACCGCCGGTATCGTCACGAGATATGTTGTCACCCGATAGCGGGGAGAGTAGCGCTGATATTGCCCGGCGAGTCGAACACGCTCAGAACATCCAGTTTAATCGCAATCAAGGTTGTTTGAATGCCAATCTGGATGGTGAGCTTTTGCGAGACCTCGCAAGGCCTGATGAGGAGGGGCAGGCGCTTATTGATAAAATCACCAATGAGGCCATAAGCTCCAAGCTGACGGCGCGAGGTTATATCCGCATTATAAGGGTTGCGCGGACGATAGCCGATTTGGACGGCTGTGAACATCTTGCCGCAAGACATGTTGCTTCAGCCATGGTATAG
- a CDS encoding NADP-dependent malic enzyme produces MDDSTEKNIGDREALRFHSRGKPGKLEINPTKPMATQRDLSLAYSPGVAVPVRAISDNPDASYDLTSRGNMVAVISNGTAILGLGNLGALASKPVMEGKAVLFKRFADVDSIDLEIDTEDPDQFINAVRYMGPSFGGINLEDIKAPDCFIIEQKLREEMDIPVFHDDQHGTAIICVAGLINALHLTGRDIKETKVVMNGAGAAGIACLELLKAMGLPSDNAILCDTKGVIFTGREEGMNQWKSAHAVKTDSRTLAEAMQGADIFIGLSVKGALTGEMLKSMAKDPIIFAMANPDPEITPEEAHEIRPDAIVATGRSDYPNQVNNVLGFPYIFRGALDVQATTINEEMKIACAEALAALAREDVPDEVAAAYNDERLRFGPNYIIPVPFDPRLIRDIPPAVAMAAMETGVARKPIVDMDAYRDRLSARLDPAAGSLQVIFNKVRQKPKRMIFAEGEQEQVIRAAIAYKDAGLGEPVLIGRDEIVLENMKSIGLGDRDDLEIANTSKSERVNDYAAYLYNRLQRKGFLERDVMRMVSNDRNIFGSCMLALGDADAMITGVTRNYSIVLEQVTKVIDPLPGKRMIGVSMILTRGRTVLVADTNVHDMPNGEELADITEQTAETARALGYEPRVALLAYSTFGHPEGDRSRYVRDAIKILEHRCVDFEFDGEMAADVALNKDVRSMYPFSRLKDNANVLVMPAIHSASISTKMLGELGGATVIGPMLIGMSKPVQIVRIGCTSSELLNMAAIAAYDF; encoded by the coding sequence ATGGATGATTCAACTGAAAAAAATATAGGTGACCGTGAGGCGCTGAGATTTCATAGTCGCGGCAAGCCGGGCAAACTTGAAATCAATCCGACCAAACCCATGGCGACGCAGAGAGATTTGTCTCTTGCTTATTCGCCGGGAGTGGCGGTTCCGGTGCGCGCGATTTCAGATAATCCCGACGCATCCTATGATTTAACCAGCCGCGGTAATATGGTCGCTGTTATCTCAAACGGTACAGCTATTTTAGGACTTGGCAATCTTGGCGCCCTCGCGTCTAAACCAGTCATGGAAGGCAAGGCTGTTCTTTTTAAGCGTTTTGCTGATGTTGACAGTATTGACCTTGAAATTGATACCGAAGACCCAGATCAATTTATCAATGCCGTACGTTATATGGGCCCCAGCTTTGGCGGCATTAACCTTGAAGATATCAAAGCGCCGGATTGTTTCATTATTGAACAAAAACTGCGCGAGGAGATGGATATTCCCGTCTTCCATGACGATCAGCACGGCACAGCTATTATTTGCGTTGCGGGGCTTATCAATGCCCTACATCTCACGGGAAGAGATATCAAAGAAACAAAAGTCGTAATGAATGGCGCTGGCGCGGCGGGTATTGCCTGTCTGGAACTATTAAAGGCGATGGGCTTACCGTCGGATAATGCGATTTTATGCGACACAAAAGGCGTCATCTTTACAGGGCGCGAAGAGGGCATGAACCAATGGAAATCAGCCCATGCTGTCAAAACAGACTCACGGACACTCGCTGAGGCCATGCAAGGCGCAGATATTTTCATCGGGCTTTCGGTAAAAGGCGCACTGACGGGTGAGATGCTGAAATCAATGGCGAAAGACCCGATAATTTTTGCCATGGCAAACCCAGACCCCGAAATCACACCCGAAGAGGCGCATGAAATTCGCCCTGATGCGATTGTTGCCACCGGTCGGTCAGATTATCCAAACCAGGTAAATAATGTGCTCGGCTTTCCCTATATCTTCCGTGGCGCATTGGATGTGCAAGCCACAACGATTAATGAAGAAATGAAAATCGCTTGTGCCGAGGCTTTAGCGGCATTAGCGCGGGAAGATGTGCCCGATGAGGTCGCTGCAGCTTATAATGATGAACGTCTGCGCTTTGGCCCGAATTACATTATCCCGGTGCCGTTTGACCCACGTCTTATTAGAGATATTCCGCCTGCTGTGGCCATGGCCGCGATGGAAACGGGCGTTGCCAGAAAGCCGATTGTGGATATGGATGCTTATCGAGATCGTTTGTCAGCGCGCCTCGATCCCGCAGCGGGTTCCTTGCAAGTTATTTTCAATAAAGTCCGCCAGAAACCTAAACGCATGATATTTGCTGAGGGCGAGCAAGAACAAGTTATCCGCGCAGCGATTGCCTATAAGGATGCCGGTCTGGGCGAGCCTGTTCTTATTGGGCGCGATGAAATTGTGCTCGAAAACATGAAATCAATTGGACTGGGCGACAGAGATGATCTGGAAATCGCCAATACCAGTAAATCTGAACGGGTTAATGACTATGCTGCTTATCTCTATAATCGCTTACAACGTAAAGGGTTCCTTGAAAGGGATGTGATGCGCATGGTCAGCAATGACCGAAATATTTTTGGCTCTTGCATGCTGGCACTGGGCGATGCTGATGCGATGATTACCGGCGTAACACGCAATTATTCGATAGTGCTTGAACAAGTCACCAAAGTGATTGACCCGCTGCCCGGCAAAAGAATGATAGGGGTTTCTATGATTTTGACGCGTGGGCGGACTGTGCTTGTTGCTGACACTAATGTTCATGACATGCCGAATGGTGAAGAGCTGGCGGATATTACAGAGCAAACGGCTGAAACTGCGCGCGCGCTCGGTTATGAGCCAAGAGTCGCCCTACTCGCCTATTCTACCTTCGGTCACCCAGAGGGCGACAGATCAAGATATGTGCGCGACGCCATCAAGATTTTGGAACATCGTTGCGTTGATTTCGAATTTGATGGGGAAATGGCTGCTGATGTGGCGCTTAATAAAGATGTGCGGAGCATGTATCCGTTCTCCCGCCTCAAAGATAATGCCAATGTGCTCGTCATGCCTGCCATTCACTCCGCTTCTATTTCGACAAAAATGTTGGGTGAACTCGGCGGCGCAACGGTGATTGGGCCAATGCTTATCGGAATGTCCAAGCCGGTTCAAATTGTTCGCATCGGGTGTACGTCTTCCGAATTGCTCAACATGGCAGCGATTGCGGCTTATGATTTTTAA
- the mutS gene encoding DNA mismatch repair protein MutS — protein sequence MLNAENNMSSTTPKMPTTDPNITPMMRQFLDIKADHQDFLLFYRMGDFYELFFDDAIVAAAALDITLTHRGKHLGENIPMCGVPFHAAESYLHRLIRQGHKVAICEQTEDPAEAKKRGSKSVVRREVVRLVTAGTLTEEGLLEARANNYLAAFGQTRHEESPALAWVDISTGDVQIFAGKFDAIQGRLAALMPRELLLPDSLPPEKQRLLTESCGDVVATELTASQANSESGHAALVEAYHVSTLDGFGNWSRSMYAAGGALINYLTLTQLGKLPNLKPPRLMSADDRMRIDVATCQNLEILQNKTGEKKGSLFAAIDKTVTGPGARMLSQRLAAPLAQKDAIEGRLDAISFYAGHDAETTKTRETKRSILKNAPDMARALGRMSLERCGPRDLAAVRDGLMQGFELAATALPDITPCPPQIESVLAAIAPIQKPLKDLCDHLAKALADELPVLTRDGGFIAMGYHPGLDEARRLRDESRRVIAGLQNSYREDTGIKALKVKHNAVLGYHIDVPAAHGDRLMTAPYADTFFHRQTLANSVRFSTTELAELAGQISRAGEKATGLEQEIFSTLCGEVLAQAEAVSRAAEALAELDVALALAELACDMNWVRPEIYDDHRFFVEAGRHPVVEASLSGQGDSPFIANDCHIHADDKQGNTGRLLLLTGPNMAGKSTYLRQNALIAVLAQSGCYVPATKAEIGIVDRLFSRVGAADDLARGQSTFMVEMVETAAILNQAGPASMVILDEIGRGTSTFDGLSIAWATIEHMHEMNKCRTMFATHYHELTGLSEKLDKVTNITMRVAEYQGDVVFLHEVVAGAADRSYGIHVAKLAGLPAPVIDRARILLDQLEQSREQAVPEGVLESLPLFAPTQSVEQVQVSKTDSPAEKLSREIAELDPDSLSPKQALDFIYRLRNILDDV from the coding sequence ATGCTGAACGCCGAAAACAACATGTCATCAACAACACCAAAAATGCCGACAACAGATCCAAATATCACCCCAATGATGCGTCAGTTTCTGGACATCAAGGCAGACCATCAAGATTTTCTGCTTTTTTATAGGATGGGTGATTTCTATGAGTTGTTTTTTGACGATGCCATTGTGGCTGCGGCGGCATTAGATATCACCCTCACCCACCGTGGAAAACATCTGGGCGAAAATATTCCAATGTGTGGTGTGCCTTTTCATGCCGCCGAGAGCTATTTGCATCGGCTTATCCGGCAGGGGCATAAGGTGGCGATTTGCGAACAGACGGAAGATCCTGCTGAGGCCAAAAAGCGGGGTTCAAAATCTGTTGTCCGGCGCGAGGTGGTGCGCCTCGTAACCGCTGGCACCCTAACGGAAGAGGGTCTCTTGGAGGCGAGGGCGAATAATTATCTCGCCGCGTTCGGACAAACCCGACATGAGGAAAGCCCTGCTTTAGCCTGGGTGGATATATCGACAGGTGACGTGCAGATTTTCGCCGGGAAGTTCGATGCCATTCAGGGGCGTTTAGCTGCCTTAATGCCGCGCGAATTACTTTTACCGGACAGTTTACCACCAGAGAAACAGCGTCTTTTGACTGAAAGTTGCGGTGATGTTGTGGCGACAGAGCTCACCGCCTCACAGGCAAATTCTGAGTCCGGTCATGCGGCTTTAGTAGAAGCGTATCATGTCTCGACACTGGATGGTTTCGGTAATTGGTCGCGGTCAATGTATGCCGCAGGCGGCGCCCTGATTAATTATCTCACCCTTACCCAGCTTGGAAAGTTACCGAACTTAAAGCCACCGCGTTTAATGTCTGCTGATGACAGAATGCGAATAGATGTGGCGACCTGTCAGAATTTGGAGATTCTTCAAAATAAAACCGGTGAGAAAAAGGGGTCACTCTTTGCAGCCATTGACAAAACAGTCACCGGGCCCGGCGCGCGCATGCTGTCGCAAAGGCTTGCGGCACCTCTGGCGCAAAAAGATGCTATTGAGGGGCGGCTTGATGCGATCAGTTTTTATGCAGGGCATGATGCCGAGACCACAAAAACGCGTGAAACCAAACGGTCTATCTTAAAAAATGCGCCGGATATGGCGCGTGCGCTCGGGCGCATGTCGCTGGAAAGGTGCGGGCCGCGCGATTTGGCGGCAGTAAGAGATGGGCTGATGCAGGGCTTTGAATTGGCGGCAACGGCGCTCCCCGATATCACGCCCTGCCCACCACAAATTGAGTCGGTGCTGGCGGCTATTGCGCCTATTCAAAAACCCCTGAAAGATTTGTGTGACCATTTGGCTAAGGCGCTTGCTGACGAACTGCCAGTTCTGACACGTGATGGCGGCTTTATTGCCATGGGTTATCACCCCGGCTTGGATGAAGCCCGTCGCTTGCGAGATGAAAGCCGTCGTGTGATTGCGGGCCTCCAAAACAGCTACCGAGAAGATACGGGCATTAAAGCACTTAAAGTTAAACATAATGCTGTGCTGGGTTATCACATTGATGTCCCGGCGGCACATGGCGACCGGTTGATGACAGCACCTTATGCCGATACATTTTTTCATCGCCAGACACTCGCAAATTCGGTGCGGTTTTCAACCACGGAACTCGCGGAGCTCGCGGGTCAAATTTCTCGTGCCGGTGAAAAAGCGACCGGGCTGGAGCAGGAAATTTTTAGCACCCTATGCGGTGAGGTGCTGGCCCAAGCCGAGGCGGTCAGCCGTGCGGCTGAGGCGCTGGCTGAACTGGATGTGGCGCTGGCACTCGCTGAGCTCGCCTGCGACATGAACTGGGTACGGCCTGAGATTTATGATGATCATCGCTTTTTTGTCGAGGCCGGACGACATCCGGTGGTTGAGGCCTCATTGTCCGGACAGGGTGACAGCCCATTCATTGCCAATGATTGCCATATTCATGCAGATGATAAACAGGGCAATACAGGCCGATTATTATTGCTCACGGGCCCAAATATGGCGGGTAAATCAACCTATTTGCGCCAAAATGCATTAATTGCCGTATTGGCCCAAAGTGGGTGCTATGTGCCTGCTACGAAGGCAGAAATCGGGATTGTTGATCGGCTGTTTAGTCGTGTCGGGGCGGCTGATGATTTGGCTCGCGGACAGTCAACTTTTATGGTCGAAATGGTTGAAACAGCGGCGATATTAAATCAGGCGGGGCCTGCGAGCATGGTCATTCTTGACGAAATTGGGCGTGGTACGTCAACATTTGACGGTCTCTCGATTGCTTGGGCAACCATTGAGCATATGCATGAGATGAATAAATGTCGAACTATGTTTGCCACGCATTATCACGAACTGACGGGCTTGTCGGAGAAGCTTGACAAGGTGACGAATATTACCATGCGGGTTGCAGAATATCAGGGCGATGTTGTTTTTCTCCACGAGGTTGTTGCCGGTGCTGCTGATCGTTCTTACGGCATTCATGTCGCTAAGCTTGCGGGACTGCCCGCCCCTGTGATTGACCGCGCCAGAATACTGCTCGACCAGTTGGAACAAAGTCGTGAACAAGCTGTTCCTGAGGGTGTGCTGGAGAGCTTGCCGTTATTCGCGCCTACGCAATCTGTGGAACAGGTGCAGGTCAGTAAAACGGATAGTCCAGCCGAAAAGTTAAGTCGTGAGATTGCTGAGCTGGATCCGGACAGCTTGTCTCCGAAACAGGCTTTGGATTTTATTTATCGCTTGCGCAATATTTTGGATGACGTGTGA